From the Cohaesibacter sp. ES.047 genome, one window contains:
- a CDS encoding MotE family protein, with protein MTHVRLLPALLIAVAGLFCIKITHLVANSDSFVGSTMPVQAQEVQPPADPAAAATEQPAPTNSDAQEPPSLMDGMRVDQSSTSRSELAILERLAHRREELDERSKSLEMREALLKAAEKRLNERVQELRTLEESIKLATKERDREQQEDLVKLVAMYQSMRPKAAAKIFESLDIEVLTDMVKIMKPRTVAKIMGSMNPDAASKLSMAIARGETLEQEVNDLGSQELPQIGN; from the coding sequence ATGACACATGTGCGGTTGCTTCCGGCCCTGCTGATCGCAGTGGCCGGGCTGTTTTGCATCAAGATCACGCATCTGGTCGCCAACAGTGACAGTTTTGTGGGGTCTACCATGCCCGTGCAGGCTCAGGAAGTGCAGCCGCCTGCGGATCCGGCTGCGGCCGCGACGGAACAGCCTGCACCGACCAACAGTGATGCGCAAGAGCCGCCGTCCCTCATGGATGGGATGCGCGTCGACCAGAGCAGCACGTCGCGATCCGAACTGGCCATCCTCGAACGACTTGCCCATCGCAGGGAAGAACTCGATGAGCGCTCCAAGAGTCTGGAGATGCGTGAGGCCCTTCTGAAAGCTGCTGAAAAGCGTCTGAATGAGCGGGTTCAGGAGCTGAGAACTCTTGAGGAATCGATCAAGCTGGCGACCAAGGAACGGGACCGGGAACAGCAGGAAGATCTGGTGAAGCTGGTGGCCATGTATCAGTCGATGCGGCCTAAGGCGGCTGCAAAGATATTTGAGTCCCTCGACATCGAAGTGCTGACGGACATGGTTAAGATCATGAAACCGCGCACGGTTGCCAAAATTATGGGGTCCATGAATCCCGATGCGGCAAGCAAGCTCAGCATGGCGATTGCACGCGGGGAAACGCTTGAACAGGAAGTCAACGATCTTGGATCTCAGGAGTTGCCGCAAATCGGTAACTAG
- a CDS encoding DUF6468 domain-containing protein, translating into MTVGIMIELLVAFLLVLTIGYCVTLNGRLKRLRNDEEALRATIAELITATEIAERAILGLKATAGDCDKNLTHRLKEAERLSSELQYYVTQGDGVVGRLVKISDAVRNGTNKTVAGGERTHVRHEPRFDAEDAEYPRMSSKYAEVGPMHAAPQVEAPRSLKDVAAATSERLTAIRQKRGYAA; encoded by the coding sequence ATGACTGTGGGAATAATGATCGAATTGCTCGTGGCTTTTTTGCTTGTTCTAACGATCGGCTATTGCGTCACTCTTAACGGTCGATTGAAACGTTTGCGCAATGATGAGGAAGCTTTGCGGGCAACTATCGCCGAACTCATCACTGCCACTGAGATTGCCGAACGCGCAATTCTCGGCCTGAAAGCAACGGCTGGTGATTGTGACAAGAACCTGACGCACCGCTTGAAAGAAGCGGAACGGCTGTCCTCCGAGCTGCAGTATTATGTTACTCAGGGAGATGGCGTGGTTGGTCGTCTCGTCAAGATTTCTGATGCGGTTCGCAACGGAACCAACAAGACGGTGGCTGGCGGTGAGCGCACGCATGTTCGACACGAGCCCCGTTTCGATGCCGAGGATGCAGAATATCCGCGCATGTCTTCCAAATATGCCGAGGTTGGCCCGATGCATGCGGCTCCTCAGGTCGAAGCGCCGCGTAGCCTCAAGGATGTTGCTGCTGCCACGTCAGAACGACTGACCGCCATCAGGCAGAAAAGAGGTTATGCAGCATGA
- the fliM gene encoding flagellar motor switch protein FliM, giving the protein MADEDEGVDLMADWGAALEEQGAGTADEMAAQWAAMIDEPMDGDESNARGADRVLNQEEIDNLLGFSLDDGFAGERSGVRALIDSAIVSYERLPMLEIVFDRLVRMTTTSLRNFTSDNVEVSLDSITSIRFGDYLNSIPLPAILTVFKAEEWDNLGLITVDSNLIYSIIDVLLGGGRGTSAIRVEGRPYTTIELNLVRQMIEIVLEDAEAAFRPLSPVRFSLERLETNPRFAAISRPANAAILVELRIDMEDRGGKIEMLLPYATIEPIRDLLLQMFMGEKFGRDPIWEGHLATEVYHSEIQLDAVLFERKMSLNEIMKLDVGQTLMLEAGPQDPVNIKCGNVHLTEGVMGQHNGNISVQVSNDLAKSKMTLTAFEKAAQGGSGKGE; this is encoded by the coding sequence ATGGCTGACGAAGATGAAGGCGTAGACCTGATGGCGGACTGGGGCGCTGCTCTCGAAGAGCAGGGCGCCGGTACTGCCGACGAGATGGCCGCTCAATGGGCTGCCATGATCGATGAGCCGATGGATGGCGACGAGAGCAATGCTCGCGGCGCCGACCGGGTGCTCAATCAGGAAGAAATCGATAACCTGCTGGGCTTCAGTCTGGACGACGGCTTTGCCGGCGAGCGCAGCGGTGTGCGTGCGCTGATCGATTCTGCGATCGTTTCCTATGAACGTCTGCCGATGCTCGAAATCGTCTTCGACCGTCTGGTGCGCATGACGACGACGAGCCTTCGCAATTTCACCTCCGATAACGTTGAGGTGTCCCTTGATTCTATCACGTCGATCCGTTTTGGCGACTATCTCAACTCCATCCCGCTGCCCGCCATTCTGACGGTGTTCAAGGCGGAGGAGTGGGATAACCTCGGTCTCATCACGGTTGACTCCAATCTGATCTATTCGATCATCGATGTGTTGCTGGGTGGTGGACGTGGCACGTCTGCGATACGCGTTGAAGGTCGGCCCTATACCACTATCGAGCTCAACCTCGTGCGCCAGATGATCGAGATCGTTCTGGAGGATGCCGAGGCGGCGTTCCGGCCGCTTTCTCCGGTTCGTTTTTCGCTCGAACGCCTTGAAACAAATCCGCGATTCGCGGCGATTTCGCGCCCTGCCAACGCAGCGATTCTGGTTGAACTCAGGATCGATATGGAGGATCGGGGCGGCAAAATCGAGATGTTACTGCCCTATGCAACGATCGAACCCATTCGAGATCTGCTTTTGCAGATGTTTATGGGTGAAAAGTTCGGTCGTGATCCGATTTGGGAAGGGCATCTGGCAACAGAAGTGTATCATTCGGAAATTCAGCTGGATGCGGTTCTGTTCGAGCGCAAAATGTCGCTCAACGAGATCATGAAACTTGATGTCGGGCAGACATTGATGCTGGAGGCGGGTCCGCAGGATCCGGTCAATATCAAGTGCGGCAACGTGCATCTCACAGAAGGTGTGATGGGCCAGCATAATGGCAATATATCGGTTCAGGTTTCAAATGATCTGGCCAAATCAAAAATGACTTTGACGGCTTTTGAAAAGGCGGCTCAAGGCGGATCCGGAAAGGGTGAGTAG
- a CDS encoding flagellar basal body-associated FliL family protein encodes MAEELENDEEENGGGKRFGGKTKLIVMIALALVLVLGAGGAAYYFLFSSSGETIEPENDPNAEPEAKAFFFDLPEMTVNLNTKNRRAQYLRIKVSLEVLNEAQARKIEPFLPRVLDAFQVYLRELRTSDLEGSAGLFRLKRELLKRINDAIYPVKVSDILFKEILIQ; translated from the coding sequence ATGGCCGAAGAACTCGAAAATGATGAAGAAGAGAATGGCGGAGGGAAGCGTTTTGGTGGCAAGACCAAACTGATCGTCATGATCGCGCTTGCACTGGTGCTTGTTTTGGGTGCTGGCGGTGCAGCGTATTATTTTCTGTTTTCGTCCTCGGGTGAGACAATCGAGCCGGAAAATGATCCGAACGCTGAACCAGAAGCCAAGGCTTTCTTCTTTGATTTGCCTGAGATGACGGTTAACCTGAATACAAAGAATCGCCGGGCACAGTATCTTCGTATCAAGGTCTCCCTTGAGGTGCTCAATGAGGCACAGGCGCGCAAGATCGAGCCGTTTTTGCCGCGGGTTCTGGATGCATTTCAGGTGTATCTGCGGGAGCTTAGAACTTCGGATCTTGAAGGATCTGCCGGGCTCTTCCGCCTCAAGCGAGAGCTTTTGAAGCGGATCAACGATGCGATTTATCCAGTTAAAGTGAGTGATATCCTGTTCAAGGAAATTCTAATTCAGTAG
- a CDS encoding flagellar hook-basal body complex protein, producing the protein MENSQLIGLSRQMALRRKMDVIANNLANINTAGYKSDNLLFEEYVMPVASMNEFRSLDQKVSYVHDDRIAREFATGAIVQTGKPFNAAINDDTSFFVLDTPQGERYTRNGEFDINALGELVTTTGDKVQGDGGPIIFTTEDTNINISRDGQISSDRGEIGRLRVVTFENLQVLKKEGLSRFNGENPIPVEDADILGGRIEQSNVHGVVEISRMIEVTRNYASLARALKDTSDLRGNAIDTLGRLTA; encoded by the coding sequence ATGGAAAACTCACAACTCATAGGTCTGTCGCGTCAAATGGCGCTTCGGCGCAAGATGGATGTGATTGCCAACAATCTGGCCAACATCAATACGGCCGGCTACAAGTCGGACAATTTGCTGTTTGAAGAATATGTGATGCCCGTTGCTAGCATGAATGAATTCCGGTCTCTGGATCAGAAGGTTTCTTACGTTCATGATGATCGCATCGCACGGGAATTTGCGACCGGCGCCATTGTCCAAACCGGCAAGCCGTTCAATGCCGCAATCAACGACGACACGTCATTCTTCGTCCTCGATACACCTCAGGGCGAGCGCTACACGCGCAACGGCGAATTTGACATCAACGCACTGGGCGAACTCGTCACCACCACGGGCGACAAGGTTCAGGGCGACGGCGGCCCCATCATCTTCACGACAGAAGACACGAACATCAACATCTCGCGTGACGGCCAGATCAGCTCGGACAGAGGCGAAATCGGACGCCTGCGGGTCGTGACATTCGAAAATCTGCAAGTCCTCAAAAAAGAGGGTCTTTCCCGTTTCAATGGCGAAAATCCCATTCCGGTTGAAGACGCGGACATTCTGGGTGGCCGCATCGAACAGTCGAATGTGCATGGCGTCGTCGAAATTTCCCGAATGATCGAAGTGACCCGCAATTACGCCTCGCTCGCCAGAGCCCTGAAAGACACCTCGGATCTTCGCGGCAACGCAATTGATACACTGGGCAGGCTCACCGCCTGA
- the flgG gene encoding flagellar basal-body rod protein FlgG, with the protein MRALYIASTGMLAQERNVEVTSNNIANMRTTGFKKYRAEFQDLLYEDMRRTGSATSAAGTTVPVGIQVGSGVRLSATSRVMSQGSVESTGKELDVAIRGEGFYQITLPDGRTAYTRDGSFEINAEGQLVTVDGYEVQPGINFPEGSTDITISNDGEVQVTVGTNTEVTTLGQLTLARFVNKAGLDPMGDNLFLETPSSGNPQVATPNADGYGSMLQKYLEISNVNSVTEISDLIAAQRAYEMNSRVISAADEMLSSTSNMR; encoded by the coding sequence ATGAGAGCCCTCTACATCGCGTCCACCGGCATGCTCGCTCAGGAACGCAACGTCGAAGTGACGTCGAACAACATCGCCAACATGCGAACCACAGGCTTCAAGAAATATCGCGCCGAGTTTCAGGATCTGCTGTACGAAGACATGCGGCGCACCGGCTCGGCAACATCTGCCGCCGGCACCACCGTGCCTGTCGGCATTCAGGTGGGGTCCGGTGTACGCCTGTCCGCCACCTCGCGGGTCATGTCGCAAGGCTCGGTCGAGAGCACTGGCAAGGAACTGGACGTCGCGATCCGCGGCGAGGGTTTCTACCAGATCACCCTGCCCGATGGGCGTACTGCCTATACCCGCGATGGCTCTTTCGAGATCAACGCCGAAGGCCAGCTTGTCACGGTTGACGGATACGAAGTTCAGCCGGGCATCAACTTCCCTGAAGGCTCCACCGACATCACCATCAGCAATGACGGCGAAGTTCAGGTCACAGTCGGCACGAATACCGAAGTCACCACCCTGGGCCAGTTGACCCTCGCCCGCTTTGTCAACAAGGCAGGCCTCGACCCGATGGGTGACAACCTGTTCCTTGAAACACCATCAAGCGGCAATCCGCAGGTCGCCACCCCCAACGCCGATGGGTATGGTTCAATGCTTCAAAAATATCTGGAAATCTCCAACGTCAATTCTGTGACCGAGATTTCCGACCTGATCGCAGCCCAGCGGGCATATGAGATGAACTCACGGGTCATCTCCGCAGCCGATGAAATGCTGTCGTCCACGAGCAACATGAGATAG
- the flgA gene encoding flagellar basal body P-ring formation chaperone FlgA, whose product MNFVAIRTLILCTFVAGLTLAATSVGTQASSPKTQSEPARLLGNVEVTNRLVTLGDLFHNAGDLSNKAVFRAPSLGQSGTIRAYRVLDAARRAGLTRIAPTDVAIVKVERASEVVTEHDVVEQLKGILRSRSLVSGDGRVDVELTTRLVDQHAVPGTMQPFDIRNLRFDRTTGRFSFNLLVAGRSDIGAVRITGSALETVLTPVLTRNMRPGEIVTESDVIMTPLPLNKAQQANPALMDEVIGKSATRTLRAGIIVNAAYFSEPEIINRSDVVSIIFKAGKLTLSMRGKALASGSKGDVISVQNTQTNKILRGEVTGPGIVQIGPISNQIASLGVPIQ is encoded by the coding sequence ATGAACTTTGTCGCAATCAGAACCCTGATCCTTTGCACATTCGTTGCTGGCCTGACACTGGCAGCGACAAGCGTTGGAACCCAGGCATCCTCTCCCAAGACCCAATCGGAACCGGCGCGTCTTTTGGGCAATGTCGAAGTCACAAACCGGCTGGTTACCCTTGGTGATCTGTTTCACAATGCCGGAGATCTCTCCAACAAGGCGGTCTTCCGGGCCCCGTCCCTCGGCCAGAGCGGCACCATTCGCGCCTATCGCGTTCTGGATGCCGCCCGTCGCGCAGGGCTCACCCGCATCGCACCGACCGACGTTGCGATCGTCAAGGTGGAGCGCGCCTCGGAGGTCGTCACCGAGCACGATGTGGTGGAACAGCTCAAGGGCATTCTGCGCTCAAGGAGCCTTGTCTCCGGTGACGGTCGTGTCGATGTGGAACTGACCACGCGCCTTGTCGACCAGCATGCGGTTCCGGGCACCATGCAGCCTTTCGATATCCGCAATCTGCGGTTTGATCGTACCACCGGGCGTTTTTCCTTCAACCTGCTCGTCGCTGGCCGGTCAGACATTGGCGCCGTGCGTATCACCGGCTCGGCCCTTGAAACGGTTTTGACCCCGGTCCTTACCCGCAACATGCGGCCCGGCGAGATCGTCACCGAATCCGACGTTATCATGACGCCGCTTCCCTTGAACAAAGCCCAGCAGGCCAACCCGGCCCTGATGGACGAGGTGATCGGCAAATCAGCAACGCGCACATTGCGTGCTGGCATCATTGTCAATGCAGCCTATTTCTCTGAGCCCGAAATCATTAATCGCTCGGACGTCGTCTCGATCATCTTCAAGGCTGGAAAGCTGACCCTGAGCATGCGCGGCAAAGCGCTGGCCTCAGGCTCCAAGGGTGACGTTATTTCGGTTCAGAACACACAAACAAACAAGATTCTCCGCGGCGAAGTAACGGGCCCTGGCATTGTTCAGATCGGCCCTATCTCGAACCAGATCGCATCTCTGGGAGTACCAATTCAATGA
- the flgH gene encoding flagellar basal body L-ring protein FlgH: MLCLMVTGLTGCGAGERLRNIGKEPPLSAIESPTVKPGYKPVQMPMPTEAEPASYSPNSLWQTGSRAFFKDQRANRVGDILTVLVRISDSAKVDNSTKRSRTASDNMGLNGSIGTKLFSDVLPSNISNNVDPSAVTAATSNSSTEGEGAIDRSEAIETTVAAVVLQVLPNGNLVIEGRQEVRVNFEVRELIVAGIVRPEDISSGNTIASEKIAEARIAYGGRGQITDVQQPRYGQQVMDILLPF; encoded by the coding sequence ATGCTCTGCCTGATGGTCACTGGCCTGACCGGCTGCGGTGCCGGTGAACGTCTTCGCAATATTGGCAAGGAGCCGCCCCTTTCGGCCATCGAGAGCCCGACCGTCAAGCCGGGATACAAACCAGTACAGATGCCAATGCCCACCGAGGCAGAACCGGCAAGCTACAGCCCCAACTCCCTGTGGCAGACCGGCTCCCGTGCCTTCTTCAAGGATCAACGCGCCAACCGTGTGGGTGATATTCTTACCGTGCTGGTTCGCATCTCCGACAGCGCCAAGGTCGACAATTCCACCAAACGCTCGCGCACAGCAAGCGACAACATGGGCCTGAACGGCAGTATCGGCACCAAATTGTTCAGCGATGTGCTGCCCAGCAACATATCGAACAACGTTGACCCGTCCGCTGTTACAGCCGCCACGTCGAACTCCTCCACTGAAGGCGAAGGTGCCATCGACCGGTCAGAGGCCATCGAAACCACCGTTGCTGCGGTTGTGCTACAGGTTCTGCCCAACGGCAACCTCGTCATCGAAGGCCGCCAGGAAGTCCGGGTAAACTTCGAAGTCAGGGAATTGATCGTCGCGGGCATCGTGAGACCTGAAGACATTTCTTCGGGCAACACGATCGCATCGGAAAAAATTGCTGAAGCGCGCATCGCCTACGGAGGCCGCGGTCAGATCACCGATGTACAGCAGCCTCGCTATGGCCAGCAGGTCATGGATATCCTCCTGCCATTCTAG
- the dksA gene encoding RNA polymerase-binding protein DksA, whose amino-acid sequence MSIELDDDYRPSDSETFMNERQTEYFRRKLYQWRDDILKESRETLQHLQDDSSNHPDLVDRASSETDRAIELRARDRQRKLISKIDAALKRIEDGSYGYCEDTGEPISLKRLDARPTATLSIEAQERHERREKVYRDD is encoded by the coding sequence ATGTCAATCGAGTTAGATGATGACTATCGTCCCTCTGACAGCGAGACCTTTATGAACGAACGGCAGACAGAGTATTTCCGCCGCAAGCTTTATCAGTGGCGCGATGATATTCTGAAAGAAAGCCGCGAGACGTTGCAACACCTTCAAGATGACAGCTCCAACCATCCAGATTTGGTTGATCGGGCCTCATCGGAAACCGACCGGGCCATTGAGCTTCGGGCGCGTGACCGCCAGCGGAAGTTGATTTCCAAAATCGATGCTGCTCTTAAACGGATCGAAGACGGATCTTATGGCTATTGCGAAGATACCGGCGAACCCATTTCGCTGAAACGCCTCGACGCTCGGCCAACTGCAACGCTCTCCATTGAGGCTCAGGAACGCCACGAGCGCAGAGAGAAGGTTTATCGGGACGACTGA
- a CDS encoding flagellar assembly protein FliX — MRILGGKATNQIGKTGAGNKARGSSGSFSVPEETGHTEQARQTVHSSAVHDVSSLMALQGVEDALHGKRRKAVRRGHKMLDLLEEIRAALLGGGLPMSVLRQLERLSDENELSGDDRIDELLIEISLRAQVEVAKFEQARAVAT, encoded by the coding sequence ATGCGTATTCTGGGTGGCAAGGCGACGAACCAGATCGGCAAAACCGGGGCTGGCAATAAAGCACGTGGAAGCTCGGGCAGCTTTTCTGTACCCGAAGAGACCGGCCATACCGAACAGGCCAGACAAACGGTTCATAGCAGCGCCGTTCATGATGTTTCCTCTTTGATGGCGCTTCAGGGGGTTGAAGATGCCCTTCACGGCAAGCGGCGCAAGGCCGTGCGGCGCGGCCACAAGATGCTCGACCTGCTCGAAGAAATAAGGGCTGCGCTTCTGGGAGGCGGGCTGCCGATGTCGGTTTTGCGACAACTGGAGCGTTTATCCGATGAAAATGAACTCAGCGGAGATGACCGAATCGATGAGCTGCTGATCGAGATCAGCCTGCGGGCCCAGGTCGAAGTTGCCAAGTTTGAACAGGCTAGAGCCGTTGCAACCTGA
- a CDS encoding flagellar basal body P-ring protein FlgI: MSLRSAILMTLTALCLSVLQANAASRIKDIVDFEGIRDNQLIGYGLVVGLNGTGDSLNGSPFTKQSLQAMLERMGVNISGTNFNTKNTAAVMVTSNLPAFSVQGTRIDVTISAMGDAESLQGGTLLVTPLIGADGEAYAIAQGPIAIGGFSAQGDAAAVTQGVPTSGRIANGGLVERELPFKLASMTTLRLSLRNPDLTTARRIAQSVNDLIGQPVAEPINPTAVRLTLPSDFNGNMVDLITDIELLNIEPDLPAKIVIDETTGIIVMGQEVRVSTVAIAQGNLTVTVSETPQASQPNPLANGQTAILPRTNVGVDTGEDKQLAYLQGSVPLRDLVTGLNALGIGPRDMISILQAIKASGALQAEIEVM; this comes from the coding sequence ATGTCGCTCCGATCCGCCATTCTTATGACACTTACGGCACTTTGCCTCTCTGTTCTGCAGGCCAATGCGGCTTCGCGGATCAAGGATATCGTCGATTTCGAAGGCATAAGAGACAACCAGTTGATCGGTTACGGTCTGGTGGTCGGATTGAACGGGACCGGGGACTCCCTGAACGGCTCTCCTTTCACCAAGCAGAGCTTGCAGGCGATGTTGGAACGCATGGGCGTCAACATTTCCGGTACGAACTTCAACACCAAGAACACCGCAGCCGTCATGGTCACGTCCAACCTGCCAGCATTCTCCGTACAGGGAACGCGCATTGATGTGACCATCAGCGCCATGGGTGACGCAGAGAGCCTTCAGGGCGGCACGCTTCTGGTCACCCCGCTCATCGGCGCGGACGGCGAAGCCTATGCCATCGCACAGGGCCCGATCGCCATCGGCGGCTTTTCTGCGCAAGGGGATGCCGCTGCGGTAACCCAAGGGGTTCCGACCTCCGGGCGCATCGCCAACGGTGGTCTGGTTGAACGCGAGTTGCCCTTCAAGCTCGCCAGCATGACGACCTTGCGGCTCTCGCTGCGCAATCCAGACCTCACCACGGCCCGCCGCATCGCTCAGTCAGTCAACGATCTCATCGGCCAGCCGGTTGCAGAGCCGATCAACCCGACCGCCGTTCGCCTGACCTTGCCGAGCGATTTCAACGGCAACATGGTCGACCTGATCACCGACATCGAACTGCTCAACATCGAGCCGGATCTGCCCGCAAAGATCGTCATTGACGAGACCACCGGCATCATCGTCATGGGACAGGAAGTCCGCGTCAGTACCGTTGCGATCGCGCAAGGCAATCTGACCGTGACCGTCTCGGAAACACCACAGGCGTCTCAGCCCAATCCGCTGGCCAATGGCCAGACAGCCATTCTGCCCAGAACCAATGTGGGCGTGGACACGGGCGAGGACAAACAATTGGCATACCTTCAGGGCAGTGTTCCCCTGCGGGATCTGGTGACTGGCCTGAATGCTTTGGGCATCGGGCCGCGTGACATGATCTCAATCCTTCAGGCAATCAAGGCCTCAGGTGCCCTGCAGGCCGAAATCGAGGTAATGTGA
- a CDS encoding rod-binding protein, whose protein sequence is MTSLNATPYSITPGQGINSNLSKTEQARSVAEQFEGVFLNQMLSAMFEGVGDDDALGGSYAEDTYRDLMTETYADTITKAGGIGIADSIMRELIGLQEMEQ, encoded by the coding sequence ATGACATCTCTCAACGCAACACCCTATTCGATTACTCCCGGTCAGGGCATCAATAGCAACCTTAGCAAAACCGAACAGGCTCGCTCCGTCGCAGAGCAGTTCGAAGGTGTTTTCCTCAACCAGATGCTCTCGGCCATGTTCGAGGGTGTCGGCGACGACGATGCGTTGGGCGGATCCTACGCCGAAGACACCTATCGCGATTTGATGACGGAAACCTATGCCGACACAATCACCAAAGCCGGCGGCATCGGCATCGCCGACTCGATCATGAGAGAGCTCATCGGTCTTCAGGAAATGGAGCAATAG
- a CDS encoding lipopolysaccharide assembly protein LapB — protein sequence MADPALILKQAQKELHSGRLDKAMSLCEGLLDNQKLFVPTRLLIANALTQKGKVEEAAHFTQEAAHFDPSNVELQVAAGDILERLTRHDEAAPFFQRALGSRPHDPALWRKMLANMLTSARLKAAERETGNNSTQGISIALGAAPPVIPDQVVQLATKALQTFSDNHELVSLVGEIYLAAGQTDAAELCFERSLSARPALFSAHHNWLQIKHEAEKYQDVIDYHKQHEEAIRNNALCQRVVAAAYENLGDDGTALAFLQRAIDLRPNSPEYIGARGRLLIHMGDFGEALKDLEYALAHEPQVASHGNNRRLAHQGLGNVTDAAKDEFYRFELYGSTPVYHFQKPLWTGEPLSGKRLFIWSDEGVGDVFKFGLQLEELPDDCDVIVMSQPKTVEFLKAAILGIEARPLPRRIKKKKPIQHFSGQATSRDINSSSDYVTFEPFEEDFDYQIPLGCLYGHLRPNLQSFKDKARAFKLPAEAIQPYADLELLSDPDITCVGLAWESSAKSPGDARKFLTIEEMLPILTLPGFRFFNFQYSVSETEIDAIREKHDIPLYHAPGLDLFDDMLGTAAFASCMDLFVGPGSTSSDIAGGMGVKCFRTHLVQSPVNLGQDYVPWYLDQKSVRIPWGKSVHDFIPDMKDWLEANKDHRSKNRQA from the coding sequence GTGGCGGATCCAGCCCTCATTCTGAAACAGGCGCAAAAAGAGCTTCACTCCGGCAGGCTCGACAAGGCCATGAGCCTTTGTGAAGGCCTCCTCGACAATCAGAAGCTCTTTGTGCCGACCCGCCTTCTCATCGCCAATGCATTGACCCAAAAGGGCAAGGTCGAGGAAGCGGCTCATTTCACGCAGGAAGCAGCACACTTCGATCCATCCAATGTCGAGCTGCAGGTCGCAGCAGGGGACATTCTGGAGCGGCTCACAAGACACGACGAAGCCGCCCCATTCTTTCAGCGCGCGCTGGGCTCCCGCCCGCACGATCCGGCTCTATGGCGCAAGATGCTGGCCAATATGCTGACCAGCGCCAGACTGAAAGCCGCAGAGCGAGAAACCGGCAACAACAGCACCCAAGGCATATCCATTGCGCTTGGGGCCGCCCCGCCCGTCATTCCCGATCAGGTGGTGCAACTGGCAACCAAGGCCCTGCAGACCTTTTCGGACAATCATGAACTGGTTTCGCTTGTCGGCGAAATCTATCTGGCAGCTGGCCAGACCGATGCCGCCGAGCTGTGCTTCGAGCGGTCTCTCTCAGCCCGCCCGGCACTTTTTTCCGCCCACCACAATTGGCTGCAGATCAAGCACGAGGCCGAAAAATATCAGGACGTGATCGACTATCACAAGCAGCACGAAGAGGCGATCCGCAACAACGCGCTGTGCCAGAGGGTGGTTGCCGCAGCCTATGAAAACCTCGGCGACGATGGAACCGCCCTCGCCTTTCTTCAAAGAGCCATTGATCTGCGCCCCAACAGCCCGGAATATATCGGTGCAAGAGGACGCCTTCTGATCCATATGGGCGATTTCGGCGAGGCCCTGAAAGATCTCGAATACGCCCTTGCACATGAACCGCAAGTGGCCAGCCATGGCAACAACCGCCGCTTGGCCCATCAGGGGCTGGGCAATGTGACCGATGCGGCCAAGGACGAATTCTACCGTTTCGAACTCTATGGCAGCACGCCGGTCTATCATTTTCAGAAGCCGCTCTGGACGGGAGAACCGCTCTCGGGCAAACGCCTGTTCATCTGGTCTGACGAGGGTGTCGGTGATGTCTTCAAGTTTGGTCTGCAGCTTGAAGAACTGCCGGATGACTGCGACGTCATCGTCATGAGCCAACCCAAGACGGTCGAGTTTCTAAAAGCCGCCATCCTGGGCATCGAGGCGCGCCCGCTGCCTCGTCGCATCAAGAAAAAGAAGCCGATTCAGCATTTCTCGGGGCAAGCGACGAGCCGCGACATCAACAGTTCAAGTGACTATGTCACCTTCGAGCCATTCGAGGAGGATTTCGACTATCAGATCCCCTTGGGCTGTCTCTATGGCCATTTGCGACCGAACCTGCAAAGCTTCAAGGACAAGGCACGGGCGTTTAAACTGCCAGCGGAGGCGATCCAGCCCTATGCGGATCTGGAATTGCTGTCCGATCCCGACATCACCTGTGTGGGTCTGGCGTGGGAGAGCAGCGCCAAGTCTCCGGGAGACGCGCGCAAATTCCTCACGATTGAAGAAATGCTGCCGATCCTGACATTGCCGGGGTTCCGTTTCTTCAACTTTCAATATTCGGTCAGCGAAACGGAAATCGACGCGATCCGGGAGAAGCACGATATTCCTCTCTATCACGCGCCGGGCCTGGATCTGTTCGACGACATGCTGGGCACTGCGGCCTTCGCATCCTGCATGGACCTTTTCGTCGGACCGGGCAGCACAAGTTCGGATATTGCCGGCGGCATGGGCGTAAAATGCTTTCGAACACACCTTGTTCAAAGCCCGGTCAACCTGGGACAGGACTATGTACCCTGGTATCTGGATCAAAAAAGCGTTCGAATTCCTTGGGGCAAGTCGGTCCATGACTTCATTCCCGACATGAAGGACTGGCTCGAAGCAAATAAAGACCACCGCAGCAAGAATCGGCAGGCTTGA